The following DNA comes from Triplophysa dalaica isolate WHDGS20190420 chromosome 5, ASM1584641v1, whole genome shotgun sequence.
ctacaactTCCATTTGGCTCCATGGCCTTTTAACAACTCTCCTTGATTTGGGctctgcaaaacaaaataaaaaattagttATCTTGGAATGTCGTTTAAAGGTATTCAATTATGCCCTTCAAACGTTTTAGTTTTGGGTgttctttattatttcaaaatacttttttgcatACTTTCTCTTTACAGTAAGATTGTATTTGTTATCATTGGTAAATGTATAAGCTTAAATGaatgagcaatatagtttttcagcatttaataaTCGTTGTTAACATCAATGCATTTGAAAACAATTAATTCTGCATTATCTAATTAATCTATTAAGAATGCATATACATGTGGAGCTCACAGCCTCATCTGGGGGCATTTTTCCTATGAAAAAAGCAACAATATATTTCAGTTTCTAATTTTAAGTCAGTTTCTGACCATCTTAAATCtgaatatatgtatatataaatatacattaagcATACCATTGGAGCTTCCAGCCTCAACCTGGGTCAACCTCATCCTTCTTTTTTCGTTTCCTTTATTcaagaaaaactaaatgatGAGTCCAACATGACAACCCAAATACTTTGTTTCTGATAATAAGAAACATGTCCCACATGAAAAATCTTAATGATGGTCACATGGAGTCAACAATGACACAACTATACCTCCTCTACCTACTGTAAAATCAGTTTCTGACAATCTTAAatctgaatatatatatatattcagatTTAAGAtggtatacatatatttatatactctCCTGAACAATATCTTAAGAACGGTGggaaacattacaagtattcGCATTTCTCACCGGTGGATCATAACCAGGTTCTAAGTACTGCTTCATGTGAGAtaatgtgagatggtggtctagtgggtggtctagtgggttaaaccactgaactggtaaatcaaaggttgctggttggatcccagcagccaccaccagtgtgtcctggagcaagacactttattccatgttgctccagggggattgtccctgtaataagtgcactgtaagtcgctttggatgaaagcatctgccaaatgactaaatgtaaatgtaaatgcttcaAAATGCCAAACAAGAAACAGTAGCAGGAGACAAACAACTAAGAGTAGGTAATTTActgaaatttaatttaaactcaaacagACTGTTCAGCAGCTGATCAAAAGTTCAAGaccattaacattaacatttacatttagtcatttttggaACTCAGTTCAATCTCTGATCTCGCTGGGCGCCTTTTGACTTTCAGTGGTCCACTCTTATTCTCCATAACCTCTCGATTATGTTCGTAGTTGCCTCTGTTTCGGAGCTTCTCAAGTAACCGTTTTCGGTCCTTGGAGTGTTTAGGGAGCGAGAATGCAGCAGCGATTTCTGTTTCAGTGTCttgatgcttttgaaagtgACGGGCAATTTTTGACTGTGGGTAGAAATAGTGTCTTTGGGGTTTGACACATTGTCAATTGATGACCGTTCATCAGAAGATACTGTTGGTGTACTCTTAGGACTCTGAAGCATCACAATACTTTTTGTGGTAGGATCATGACCATCACATGTGATATCCTTACCAGAACTAATCATCTCTTGCTCAGTGGATGAACAGTAAGTGGGTTTTGGCACATTTTTTGCGACCTTTGAAGACTTTACAACAGCCGGTGTGGTTTTAAAATATGGTGGACTTTCACCACTATCACTATTTTGTCTAGAATCTGGAATGAAGTCATCAGAGGATTGAGGAGTATATTCTTCATCAGAGCTGATGTCTTCAGAACAGGACAATTCGACATTAAGCTAAAAAAGACAGATGATTATAACAATGAGAAGAaca
Coding sequences within:
- the LOC130421150 gene encoding uncharacterized protein LOC130421150, producing the protein MLYLSFSHYQELGDKSSGTADDCSFQPSSSENQSVNPSSDKEKCPHEVHCSVISCLDSCEDCSGPVSSRRWLGLTCKLCSRSWHKTCFLKKGGEMLNVELSCSEDISSDEEYTPQSSDDFIPDSRQNSDSGESPPYFKTTPAVVKSSKVAKNVPKPTYCSSTEQEMISSGKDITCDGHDPTTKSIVMLQSPKSTPTVSSDERSSIDNVSNPKDTISTHSQKLPVTFKSIKTLKQKSLLHSRSLNTPRTENGYLRSSETEATTNIIERLWRIRVDH